A section of the Asticcacaulis sp. EMRT-3 genome encodes:
- a CDS encoding BolA family protein, producing the protein MGIVADRLKSRLDEALQPQHLEIHDDSAKHSGHAGARKEGESHFSIIIVSERFRGLNRVARQRLVNQVLAEYLAGPVHALSLKTLAPEEFSPG; encoded by the coding sequence ATGGGAATCGTGGCCGACCGCCTGAAATCCAGGCTCGATGAGGCTTTGCAGCCCCAGCATCTGGAGATTCACGACGACAGCGCCAAACATAGTGGACACGCGGGCGCTCGGAAAGAGGGAGAAAGTCATTTTTCCATCATCATTGTTTCAGAACGCTTCAGGGGGCTGAATCGCGTGGCGCGTCAACGTCTGGTCAATCAGGTTCTGGCCGAGTATCTGGCCGGGCCGGTTCACGCCCTCAGCCTGAAAACCCTGGCACCGGAAGAATTTTCGCCCGGTTAG
- a CDS encoding GFA family protein produces MRKIHKGGCSCGAVRFVITGPLGRASVCHCRMCQKAFGNVFAPLVSIIDGSLVWTKAEPARFQSSNLVKRGFCPACGTPLSYEAPDGLAVAIGAFDHPADIVPDIQFGTEARIGWLDHLNDWPARDTLDDIEAAPFLSDLISYQYPDEA; encoded by the coding sequence ATGCGTAAAATCCACAAAGGCGGTTGCAGTTGCGGGGCGGTGCGGTTTGTGATCACCGGGCCGCTGGGCCGCGCCTCGGTCTGCCATTGCCGCATGTGCCAAAAGGCGTTCGGCAATGTGTTCGCACCGCTGGTCAGTATTATCGACGGCTCTCTGGTCTGGACGAAGGCCGAACCGGCGCGGTTTCAAAGCTCCAATCTGGTCAAACGCGGCTTCTGCCCGGCCTGCGGCACACCTCTGAGCTATGAAGCGCCCGACGGGCTGGCCGTGGCCATCGGCGCCTTTGATCATCCCGCCGACATCGTGCCCGACATCCAGTTCGGCACCGAAGCGCGCATTGGCTGGCTCGACCATCTCAATGACTGGCCCGCCCGCGATACGCTCGACGACATCGAGGCCGCGCCTTTCTTAAGCGACCTGATCAGCTATCAGTACCCGGACGAAGCATAA
- a CDS encoding J domain-containing protein, with amino-acid sequence MSEGFKYKPKFMDMRIRPPKEGEEQTRRPEDDVLHLKPGEKRCEWPECHKAATARAPKSREMMNEYYNFCMGHAAEYNKNWNYFAGMSEGEARRQRESIITGDRPTWAFRASRVSREAANFAAKGTTSGGRYDPHSVFGAGAAPLRDKSAPAQRTFGKIEIQAFADLDLETGATAEEIRVRYTEMLKRCHPDNNGGDRSAEDKLQRVIKAYKVLKKMNLA; translated from the coding sequence ATGAGTGAAGGATTTAAGTACAAGCCCAAATTCATGGATATGCGCATCCGTCCGCCCAAGGAAGGCGAGGAGCAGACGCGCAGGCCCGAAGACGACGTGCTGCACCTGAAGCCGGGTGAGAAGCGCTGTGAATGGCCGGAATGCCATAAGGCCGCCACGGCGCGCGCGCCGAAATCGCGCGAAATGATGAACGAATACTATAATTTCTGCATGGGCCATGCCGCAGAATATAACAAAAACTGGAACTATTTCGCCGGCATGAGCGAAGGCGAGGCGCGCCGTCAGCGCGAATCGATCATCACCGGCGACCGCCCCACCTGGGCCTTCCGCGCCTCGCGCGTCAGCCGTGAAGCCGCCAATTTCGCCGCCAAGGGCACGACCAGCGGCGGGCGCTACGATCCGCACAGCGTCTTTGGTGCAGGTGCAGCCCCCTTGCGTGACAAGAGCGCGCCCGCCCAGCGCACCTTCGGCAAGATCGAAATTCAGGCCTTCGCCGATCTCGATCTCGAAACCGGCGCCACCGCCGAAGAGATCCGTGTCCGCTACACCGAAATGCTCAAGCGCTGCCACCCCGATAATAATGGCGGTGATCGCTCGGCCGAGGACAAGTTGCAGCGCGTGATCAAGGCTTATAAAGTCCTCAAAAAAATGAACCTCGCGTGA